GTGAAATGATAGTGAAGTTGGTCTTAACctatgaagaagaaagaaaaaggaaaaaataaattttataaattaaaaagacTGAGACCCACAAATTATACGTGTCAAATAACCACAAGCTAAACATATGACATGTTATTCACGTCATGGCGATTGTATAACACGCTCAATCGGAGGTGCCAATTAATAACTATTTTGTGAAGTATAAGTATCAAAATGGGAAACCCGTAAGTTTGTTTACCGGTTTGAAAAATCAGTACAAGTTTAGGTAGCTGGGAGGCCATTTTGCCTAAATTATAATGATGGTCAAACAATTGTATATAACTTTAATCCTTAAGAAAACTAGTTTTATGGTACAACGAAGCGATCTTCACTGCTATCTTTGTGATTGTCCTTATTGATGATATAACTAGACTATTTAACACTCTGAATGCAAAAAGCAGATGCTGGTAGAAGTTCAAAGCTGGCCTTACAGTTTTCCAGCATCTGAGGATTTTCCATCATCATCGCAACGCGGTAATATTAGTGGAAGATTGTTAGTCCAAGACAGGTATTATTTGCTTATTTGCTTACCGTTACcacattttcctttttcttttggagGTAGGTGGTGGACTTGGAAGAACAATTATTCTACGGTCAATGGCTCTACTTATATTATTTTGGTACTTAGGTACTTCAAAGATGATAAGATATCTGCTTCTGGTGCATATGTTGGCTTAGCTCCACCAGGGGAAGTCGGTTCTTGGCAAAGAGAATGCAAGGTGATTCAGGGGGGACAAAAAAGCTCAATCACTCGAAAACTACTTATATTTTTGGGAAAATGGCCAAGTATATTATTCATATATACCTTCCGCTATACTATCGGGTCACATATATCCTTACCGTTagccaaactttttaaaaatactaTCCACCTAACGGAAAGCcaccaaattaaaaaaatatctatttttttaaaactcaTTAATAACTCATTAAATCCTTTTTATTTACTGCACTTCTTCCTTACAGATTAATCATTTCCTTCATAGTCATTTGTGGAACTTAAGATGTGAAAGACATAAAAATACCGACAATCATATATTCATTAATATATTGAGTCATGATTCTTTTAATATCCTTATTGTATGTTTATTATATTCTaccttttcaatttttttcttcttctagatCTCTTTATTTTTTCCCACCATGCAGAATTTTGCCGAGTATTCACCATGATGTTTTTCACCATGACGTGAATGTTTATATCATCTTACTAGGTTGACAATTATGAAGTCTTAAGGTAGCTACCGAGGTATTTCTTCCCCCAACAATGATCCTTTGTTGATGAGTATTCACGCACcatattttcttattcttctttAAGCATTTGAGCAACGAGTAATTATCGTCAAATCACGCCTTGAGAATCAAAGTTAGATTTCAAGCTATGGGATGTGATACTTATAATTCTTAGTAATAACTGAACTTATAAggaacaaaaattagaaaataattgGAGGAGATTCAATTTAATATCAAGCTAGAGTCTACGAAAAtcatcaacaatgaaagaaagtACACCAACAAGTTGGAAAGTAACTTAACAACCTAAGTACACTAACTTCATGCATTAACCAAACACAAATATTGATAAAGTATATATCAGTTGTTACCGACATACAAACTAACTATCAAGTATGCATTGCATTAGACAAAGGGATGCCATATTATAACCAAAAAAAATACAACCAAACGTGATAACATGACATGCTAACGCCACCATGAACAACTAaaaaccaaaaatataaattcttacTAATTCTACTTCCACCATTATTCTCGATCTCtctctaaataaataaaatgtGTTAAGACGTCTCAGAAATCTAGGTtccgtatttttatatgatagGTTTAACAGGTTATGGgttaatgaatttttttttaaaatgattaTTTTATTAATCTGGTGGATTCCGTTAGAGGagggtatttttaaaaagttttgttAACGGTAATGGTAGATATgtcccgatagtataacggagggtagATGTAAACAATATACCAAAgtaaaggggtatatttggcccttttccctatATTTTTTCAACAATTTGAATACTAGTTAATGTTGATCAGGACTATCAATTCTGGATAAAAGCAGATGAGGAAGGCTATTATGTAATCAGTGATATACGAGCAGGCAACTATAACTTGTATGCATTTGTCCCTGGATTTATTGGAGATTACAAAAGTGATATTACAGTTACAATTACCTCGGGTATTAAATTCTCTATTTGGCAAGTAAACCATTAGTTTCAAGCTTTTCAAGATCGTTACGAGCTAAAAATAACATGTTATAAATCAGGTTGCAGCATTGAGATGGATGATCTTGTCTTTGAACCCCCAAGAAATGGACCTACACTTTGGGAAATTGGCATTCCTGATCGTTCTGCTCGAGAGTTTTATATTCCTGATCCTGATCCAAAATATATCAACAAACTCTTTGTTAATCATCCTGATAAGTTAGACTTTCTCCTTCTTCATTGATATTtaatttttatctttttattttgctGCTCATTATCATCATCTTCCTTAGGTTTAGACAGTACGGGCTATGGGAGAGATACAGTGACTTGTATCCAAACGGTGATATAGTTTTTACTGCTGGAGAGAGTGACTACAAAAAAGATTGGTTCTTTGCTCAAGTCACTAGGTAATGAAAGTACTAAATCAGCACTATGTTTGCATCTGGATTTATTTGTAGACTTTAGGGAGGATCTTATAATTGATATCTTCATTAAATTTGAATGtgagttttcttcattttttcgGACTTTTGGGTATGTTAGGAAAAGGGATGAGAAGACATATATAGGAACAACATGGCAAATAAAGTTCAAACTTGACAGTGTTAAACAAAAGGAAATCTATACACTAAGAGTGGCACTTGCATCTGCAGCTCAAGCTGAATTACAGGTATAGCACAGTTTTTCCATCATTTTTAGATATTTTCGAGTCAACGATAAAGGAAATCATAAAATGTAACTTGCAGGTTCGCGTTAATGATTCAAGCACGAATACTCCTCTATTCTCAAGTGGAGTGATAGGGAAGGATAACGCGATAGCAAGGCATGGAATTCATGGTCTCCATTGGCTGTTCAATGTGAATTTGCAGGGTAATATACTTGTTGAAGGGGAAAATACCATATATTTGACCCAAGCAAATGCAACTAGTCCTTTTCAAGGGATCATGTATGATTATATCCGTTTAGAAGGACCTCCTTCCCATGACTAAGGCAAATTGTTCTGAAAAGAATAAGAATTCTTTTTGTAGATATTCTTTTACTTCATTATGTTGAAAATATATAATTGTTCCGAAAGAATTTAAGTTTTATACATTGACAGAAGACCGAATTCTCTTTGGCATTGTCAACCCAAATGCTGGCACGTTGtatgttttttctgtttttccaaAGGTTCCCCTCCAGGGGTATATATATTGAATAAGTCAAAAGGAATAAAGAGGAGGGCATCAACCTAACCTCTTCTTCTCATAGCTAAAATGGATAAGCCATCCCTACAGATTGACTTAAATAAAAAGGAAACATACAGCAGAGGAGGGTTTCTCCTATTACAATTAAAACCATACTATACCA
This region of Nicotiana tomentosiformis chromosome 4, ASM39032v3, whole genome shotgun sequence genomic DNA includes:
- the LOC104093598 gene encoding uncharacterized protein produces the protein MTAPGVQLHLPDDHHVVMDNGILQVTLSVPAGIVTRIKYNGVDNLLEILNDETNRGYWDVVWSPAGTTGTTGTFERLICTTYKVILETDDQIELSFSREWDVSLQDKLIPLNIDKRFIMLKGSSGFYSYAIYEHLEGWPGFNLDETRIAFKLRKDKFHYMAMADNRQRYMPLPDDRLPDRGQPLAYPEAVLLVNPVEPEFKGEVDDKYQYSCEDKDLKVHGWICMDPPLGFWIIIPSDEFRSGGPLKQNLTSHVGPTALSMFLSAHYAGEDLVAKFGEGEPWKKVFGPVFIYLNYVNEGEDPLILWEDAKEQMLVEVQSWPYSFPASEDFPSSSQRGNISGRLLVQDRYFKDDKISASGAYVGLAPPGEVGSWQRECKDYQFWIKADEEGYYVISDIRAGNYNLYAFVPGFIGDYKSDITVTITSGCSIEMDDLVFEPPRNGPTLWEIGIPDRSAREFYIPDPDPKYINKLFVNHPDKFRQYGLWERYSDLYPNGDIVFTAGESDYKKDWFFAQVTRKRDEKTYIGTTWQIKFKLDSVKQKEIYTLRVALASAAQAELQVRVNDSSTNTPLFSSGVIGKDNAIARHGIHGLHWLFNVNLQGNILVEGENTIYLTQANATSPFQGIMYDYIRLEGPPSHD